One stretch of Malus domestica chromosome 14, GDT2T_hap1 DNA includes these proteins:
- the LOC114821081 gene encoding common plant regulatory factor 1-like produces MDQDVTKKLKGSDGTAVPVGYDNPKEGDNGNLVLEASKSLEQNIDGLKDGNDGDTKANHLTQRKNGSDSMQSAENDVKVHTQVSPTTEEEVNEISTNDSGYAPPAAGFVGVSLGSPYEKIGVSTAFVASSTGAQLPFGTSVLDERQMKREKRKQANRESAMRSRSRKQAEYEELVKTCESLNEEKIALQSKMEELKGDSKTLRLENAALREKLKNAQAVTQGGIVSVKIEVDLDLPNDAKNILSNLGSVSRNDELDREKHESSTSETKFHQLMESNARTDAVAAR; encoded by the exons ATGGACCAAGATGTAACAAAGAAGTTAAAGGGATCGGATGGAACTGCAGTGCCAGTTGGATATGACAATCCCAAGGAGGGTGATAACGGGAACCTAGTCCTTGAGGCATCAAAGAG TTTGGAACAAAATATTGATGGTTTGAAAGATGGAAATGATGGTGACACTAAA GCAAACCACCTCACTCAGAGGAAAAATGGGTCCGACAGCATGCAATCTGCTG AAAATGATGTGAAAGTCCATACTCAGGTCAGTCCAACAACTGAAGAGGAAGTGAATGAGATTTCTACAAATGATTCTGGTTATGCGCCTCCTGCTGCTGGTTTTGTGGGAGTAtctcttggttcaccatatgaGAAAATAGGAGTTAGCACAGCCTTTGTCGCTTCGTCTACTGGTGCTCAGTTGCCTTTTGGTACTTCAGTTCTG GATGAAAGGCAGATGAAACGAGAGAAAAGGAAACAAGCTAACAGAGAATCTGCAATGAGATCTAGGTCAAGGAAGCAGGCTGAATATGAGGAACTGGTGAAGACATGTGAATCCTTAAACGAGGAGAAAATTGCTCTTCAATCCAAAATGGAAGAATTGAAAGGGGATTCAAAGACGCTGAGGCTTGAAAATGCCGCATTAAGG GAGAAGCTGAAAAATGCTCAGGCGGTGACGCAAGGAGGGATTGTTTCAGTTAAGATTGAAGTAGACTTGGACCTGCCAAATGATGCCAAAAATATACTGAGCAATTTGGGTTCTGTAAGCAGGAATGATGAACTGGATCGCGAGAAACATGAAAGTTCCACGTCTGAAACCAAGTTCCATCAGCTGATGGAATCAAACGCTAGGACTGATGCTGTTGCTGCTAGATGA
- the LOC114821237 gene encoding putative glucose-6-phosphate 1-epimerase has product MNDSGSAVEVSKDKNGIDQVHLQNPRGASVRVSLHGGQVLSWKTERNEELLFISSKAIFKPPKAVRGGIPICFPQVGTGSLDHNGFARNRIWAIDNDPPPLRPNDSNGKAYVDLLLKPSDDDMKIWPHSFEFRLRVSLAAEGHLTLISRIRNINCKPFSFAFAYHTYFSISDISEVRIEGLETLDYLDNLCQKERFTEQGDALTFESEVDRAYLKSSDVIAVFDHEKKKTFTVRKEGLPDVVVWNPWEKKSKAMADLGDEEYKQMLCVNGASIEKPITLKPGEEWTGRLELSLVPSS; this is encoded by the exons ATGAATGATTCTGGATCAGCAGTTGAAGTTTCGAAGGACAAGAATGGAATCGATCAAGTTCATCTTCAGAACCCGCGAGGAGCCTCTGTTCgg GTGAGCTTGCACGGAGGCCAGGTTCTGTCATGGAAAACCGAACGCAACGAAGAATTGTTGTTCATTAGTAGCAAG GCGATTTTTAAGCCTCCAAAAGCAGTCCGAGGAGGAATTCCAATCTGTTTTCCGCAGGTTGGGACCGGATCGTTGGACCATAACGGGTTTGCCAGGAATAGGATTTGGGCCATTGACAATGATCCTCCACCTCTACGTCCGAATGATTCGAATGGAAAAGCCTACGTTGACTTGCTGCTCAAACCATCCGACGATGATATGAAGATCTGGCCACATAG TTTTGAGTTTCGCCTTAGGGTGTCACTGGCAGCCGAAGGGCATCTAACGCTTATATCGCGCATCAGGAACATCAACTGCAAGCCTTTCAGCTTCGCGTTTGCTTATCATACGTACTTCTCCATTTCGGATATCAG TGAAGTGAGGATTGAGGGATTGGAGACTCTAGACTATCTAGACAACCTGTGTCAAAAGGAGCGATTTACAGAACAAGGCGATGCCTTAACATTCGAATCTGAG GTGGACCGCGCTTATCTCAAGTCTTCGGATGTGATAGCTGTTTTCGATCAtgaaaagaagaagacattCACCGTGCGAAAGGAGGGACTTCCAGATGTTG TTGTATGGAATCCATGGGAGAAGAAGTCCAAAGCGATGGCGGATCTTGGAGACGAAGAATACAAACAGATGCTGTGTGTTAACGGAGCATCAATCGAGAAGCCGATCACCTTGAAGCCCGGCGAGGAATGGACCGGTCGATTGGAGCTCTCTCTTGTCCCTTCCAGTTAA
- the LOC139191209 gene encoding uncharacterized protein gives MGDSKETKSSSRSSMSEGTKYDPNHPFYLHHSDQPGVSLVTQPLRENNYSTWSLSMTMALQAKNKMGFVDGSIKKPAEGSQEDMQQWGRCNVLVKTWLLSSIFKEISASVIYCELASQMGAELK, from the coding sequence ATGGGTGACAGCAAAGAGACGAAATCGAGCTCTAGGTCCAGTATGTCGGAAGGGACGAAGTATGATCCTAATCATCCATTCTACCTACACCACTCAGACCAACCCGGAGTGTCCCTCGTGACGCAGCCACTGCGTGAGAACAACTATAGCACATGGAGCCTTTCCATGACTATGGCACTGCAAGCCAAGAACAAGATGGGCTTCGTCGATGGCTCTATCAAGAAACCAGCTGAAGGCTCACAGGAAGATATGCAACAGTGGGGACGATGCAACGTGTTAGTAAAAACATGGTTGCTCAGTTCCATCTTTAAGGAGATATCAGCCAGCGTGATATATTGTGAACTAGCATCTCAAATGGGGGCAGAACTTAAGTAG
- the LOC103454640 gene encoding probable inactive receptor kinase At4g23740 isoform X3, which yields MNSSFSASRVWDFGLRVVKEMAGHGILYWILLLGLIFLHGNANPVEDKQALLDFVNNFPHSRSLNWNQSSSVCDHWTGVTCSEDKSYVIAVRLPGIGFTGQIPANTLSRLSRLQTLSLRSNVISGEFPSDFSNLKNLSFLYLQFNNFSGPLPLDFSVWKNLTIVNLSNNHFNGSIPFSLFNLTQLSGLNLANNSLSGEIPDLGRHKLQQLNLSNNKLNGSVPESLQRFPRSVFVGNNVSFASFPPELPSVLPPTPKPYPKSKNGGKLGETALLGIIVAGAVLGIVAFAFLILVFCSRRKKEDGLSGKLSKGEMSPEKVISRSQDANNKLVFFEGCHYAFDLEDLLRASAEVLGKGTFGTAYKAILEDATSVVVKRLKDVNVGKRDFEQHMEVVGNIRHENVIELKAYYYSKDEKLMVYDYYNQGSISALLHGRRGEDRNPLDWDTRLRIAIGAARGIAHIHTANGGKLVHGNVKASNIFVNTQQYGFVSDVGLATIMSSLAPPISRAAGYRAPEVTDTRKSGQPADVYSFGVVLLELLTGKSPIHTTAGDEIVHLVRWVHSVVREEWTAEVFDIELMRYLNIEEEMVEMLQIAMSCVVRMPDQRPKMLDVVKMVESVRRADNDNRPSSGNRSESSTPPLVVGAENPTSQ from the exons AT gaacAGTTCATTTTCTGCTTCAAGggtttgggattttggtttgaGGGTAGTGAAGGAAATGGCGGGTCATGGTATTTTGTATTGGAttttgcttttgggtttgattttctTGCATGGAAATGCAAACCCAGTTGAAGATAAGCAGGCGTTGCTCGATTTCGTGAACAATTTCCCTCACTCTCGCTCTCTGAATTGGAACCAGAGCAGTTCTGTGTGTGACCACTGGACTGGAGTGACTTGTAGCGAGGATAAGTCGTATGTCATAGCTGTCCGATTGCCTGGCATTGGATTTACCGGCCAGATACCGGCCAACACGCTTAGCCGCCTCTCGAGGCTGCAGACTTTGAGTCTTAGATCCAATGTGATTAGTGGGGAGTTCCCTTCTGATTTCTCCAATCTGAAGAATTTGTCTTTTCTGTATCTTCAGTTCAACAACTTCTCTGGGCCACTGCCCTTGGACTTCTCGGTTTGGAAAAACCTCACCATTGTTAATTTGTCTAACAATCACTTCAATGGGAGCATTCCTTTTTCGCTCTTCAACTTGACTCAGCTTTCGGGATTGAATCTAGCAAACAACTCGCTTTCGGGTGAAATCCCTGATCTTGGACGACATAAATTGCAGCAGCTTAACTTATCTAACAACAAGCTGAATGGTAGTGTCCCTGAGTCTCTTCAGAGGTTTCCAAGGTCGGTGTTTGTTGGTAACAACGTTTCTTTTGCAAGTTTTCCACCTGAGCTTCCCTCAGTTCTTCCGCCCACCCCTAAACCATATCCGAAATCTAAGAATGGTGGGAAGCTTGGTGAGACAGCACTGTTGGGAATTATAGTTGCTGGTGCTGTTTTAGGCATTGTAGCATTTGCATTTCTGATACTTGTTTTCTgctcaagaagaaagaaagaagatggGCTTTCTGGAAAATTGTCCAAGGGGGAAATGTCACCGGAAAAGGTGATCTCACGGAGTCAAGATGCAAATAATAAACTGGTATTCTTTGAGGGCTGCCACTACGCATTTGATCTGGAGGACTTATTGAGGGCTTCAGCTGAGGTGCTTGGGAAGGGGACATTTGGTACAGCATATAAGGCTATACTAGAAGATGCAACCAGTGTGGTGGTGAAGAGGTTGAAGGATGTAAATGTTGGAAAGCGGGACTTTGAGCAACATATGGAGGTTGTCGGCAATATTAGGCATGAAAATGTGATTGAATTGAAGGCGTATTATTATTCCAAAGATGAGAAGCTGATGGTATATGATTACTACAATCAAGGGAGCATCTCTGCCTTGTTACACG GTAGAAGAGGAGAGGACAGAAATCCTTTAGATTGGGACACCCGACTGAGAATAGCAATTGGAGCCGCAAGAGGAATTGCTCATATTCATACAGCGAATGGCGGGAAGCTGGTCCATGGAAATGTCAAAGCCTCAAACATCTTTGTAAACACGCAACagtatggttttgtttctgatgtTGGTCTGGCAACTATAATGAGCTCACTGGCTCCCCCAATCTCCCGTGCTGCTGGTTACCGAGCTCCAGAAGTGACAGACACCAGGAAGTCAGGACAACCTGCTGATGTCTACAGCTTTGGGGTTGTCTTACTGGAACTCCTCACTGGAAAATCCCCAATCCATACAACTGCCGGTGATGAGATTGTCCATTTGGTCAGGTGGGTTCATTCAGTTGTCCGAGAGGAGTGGACAGCGGAAGTGTTTGACATAGAGCTGATGAGGTATCTAAATATAGAGGAGGAAATGGTGGAGATGTTGCAGATAGCCATGTCTTGTGTTGTAAGGATGCCCGATCAACGACCTAAAATGCTGGATGTAGTGAAGATGGTAGAAAGTGTCCGTCGGGCAGATAATGACAATCGACCATCTTCTGGAAACAGATCCGAGAGCTCAACACCACCTCTGgtggttggagcagaaaatCCAACTTCGCAATGA
- the LOC103454640 gene encoding probable inactive receptor kinase At4g23740 isoform X1 gives MFRNSSFSASRVWDFGLRVVKEMAGHGILYWILLLGLIFLHGNANPVEDKQALLDFVNNFPHSRSLNWNQSSSVCDHWTGVTCSEDKSYVIAVRLPGIGFTGQIPANTLSRLSRLQTLSLRSNVISGEFPSDFSNLKNLSFLYLQFNNFSGPLPLDFSVWKNLTIVNLSNNHFNGSIPFSLFNLTQLSGLNLANNSLSGEIPDLGRHKLQQLNLSNNKLNGSVPESLQRFPRSVFVGNNVSFASFPPELPSVLPPTPKPYPKSKNGGKLGETALLGIIVAGAVLGIVAFAFLILVFCSRRKKEDGLSGKLSKGEMSPEKVISRSQDANNKLVFFEGCHYAFDLEDLLRASAEVLGKGTFGTAYKAILEDATSVVVKRLKDVNVGKRDFEQHMEVVGNIRHENVIELKAYYYSKDEKLMVYDYYNQGSISALLHGRRGEDRNPLDWDTRLRIAIGAARGIAHIHTANGGKLVHGNVKASNIFVNTQQYGFVSDVGLATIMSSLAPPISRAAGYRAPEVTDTRKSGQPADVYSFGVVLLELLTGKSPIHTTAGDEIVHLVRWVHSVVREEWTAEVFDIELMRYLNIEEEMVEMLQIAMSCVVRMPDQRPKMLDVVKMVESVRRADNDNRPSSGNRSESSTPPLVVGAENPTSQ, from the exons ATGTTTAG gaacAGTTCATTTTCTGCTTCAAGggtttgggattttggtttgaGGGTAGTGAAGGAAATGGCGGGTCATGGTATTTTGTATTGGAttttgcttttgggtttgattttctTGCATGGAAATGCAAACCCAGTTGAAGATAAGCAGGCGTTGCTCGATTTCGTGAACAATTTCCCTCACTCTCGCTCTCTGAATTGGAACCAGAGCAGTTCTGTGTGTGACCACTGGACTGGAGTGACTTGTAGCGAGGATAAGTCGTATGTCATAGCTGTCCGATTGCCTGGCATTGGATTTACCGGCCAGATACCGGCCAACACGCTTAGCCGCCTCTCGAGGCTGCAGACTTTGAGTCTTAGATCCAATGTGATTAGTGGGGAGTTCCCTTCTGATTTCTCCAATCTGAAGAATTTGTCTTTTCTGTATCTTCAGTTCAACAACTTCTCTGGGCCACTGCCCTTGGACTTCTCGGTTTGGAAAAACCTCACCATTGTTAATTTGTCTAACAATCACTTCAATGGGAGCATTCCTTTTTCGCTCTTCAACTTGACTCAGCTTTCGGGATTGAATCTAGCAAACAACTCGCTTTCGGGTGAAATCCCTGATCTTGGACGACATAAATTGCAGCAGCTTAACTTATCTAACAACAAGCTGAATGGTAGTGTCCCTGAGTCTCTTCAGAGGTTTCCAAGGTCGGTGTTTGTTGGTAACAACGTTTCTTTTGCAAGTTTTCCACCTGAGCTTCCCTCAGTTCTTCCGCCCACCCCTAAACCATATCCGAAATCTAAGAATGGTGGGAAGCTTGGTGAGACAGCACTGTTGGGAATTATAGTTGCTGGTGCTGTTTTAGGCATTGTAGCATTTGCATTTCTGATACTTGTTTTCTgctcaagaagaaagaaagaagatggGCTTTCTGGAAAATTGTCCAAGGGGGAAATGTCACCGGAAAAGGTGATCTCACGGAGTCAAGATGCAAATAATAAACTGGTATTCTTTGAGGGCTGCCACTACGCATTTGATCTGGAGGACTTATTGAGGGCTTCAGCTGAGGTGCTTGGGAAGGGGACATTTGGTACAGCATATAAGGCTATACTAGAAGATGCAACCAGTGTGGTGGTGAAGAGGTTGAAGGATGTAAATGTTGGAAAGCGGGACTTTGAGCAACATATGGAGGTTGTCGGCAATATTAGGCATGAAAATGTGATTGAATTGAAGGCGTATTATTATTCCAAAGATGAGAAGCTGATGGTATATGATTACTACAATCAAGGGAGCATCTCTGCCTTGTTACACG GTAGAAGAGGAGAGGACAGAAATCCTTTAGATTGGGACACCCGACTGAGAATAGCAATTGGAGCCGCAAGAGGAATTGCTCATATTCATACAGCGAATGGCGGGAAGCTGGTCCATGGAAATGTCAAAGCCTCAAACATCTTTGTAAACACGCAACagtatggttttgtttctgatgtTGGTCTGGCAACTATAATGAGCTCACTGGCTCCCCCAATCTCCCGTGCTGCTGGTTACCGAGCTCCAGAAGTGACAGACACCAGGAAGTCAGGACAACCTGCTGATGTCTACAGCTTTGGGGTTGTCTTACTGGAACTCCTCACTGGAAAATCCCCAATCCATACAACTGCCGGTGATGAGATTGTCCATTTGGTCAGGTGGGTTCATTCAGTTGTCCGAGAGGAGTGGACAGCGGAAGTGTTTGACATAGAGCTGATGAGGTATCTAAATATAGAGGAGGAAATGGTGGAGATGTTGCAGATAGCCATGTCTTGTGTTGTAAGGATGCCCGATCAACGACCTAAAATGCTGGATGTAGTGAAGATGGTAGAAAGTGTCCGTCGGGCAGATAATGACAATCGACCATCTTCTGGAAACAGATCCGAGAGCTCAACACCACCTCTGgtggttggagcagaaaatCCAACTTCGCAATGA
- the LOC103454640 gene encoding probable inactive receptor kinase At4g23740 isoform X2, producing the protein MFSSFSASRVWDFGLRVVKEMAGHGILYWILLLGLIFLHGNANPVEDKQALLDFVNNFPHSRSLNWNQSSSVCDHWTGVTCSEDKSYVIAVRLPGIGFTGQIPANTLSRLSRLQTLSLRSNVISGEFPSDFSNLKNLSFLYLQFNNFSGPLPLDFSVWKNLTIVNLSNNHFNGSIPFSLFNLTQLSGLNLANNSLSGEIPDLGRHKLQQLNLSNNKLNGSVPESLQRFPRSVFVGNNVSFASFPPELPSVLPPTPKPYPKSKNGGKLGETALLGIIVAGAVLGIVAFAFLILVFCSRRKKEDGLSGKLSKGEMSPEKVISRSQDANNKLVFFEGCHYAFDLEDLLRASAEVLGKGTFGTAYKAILEDATSVVVKRLKDVNVGKRDFEQHMEVVGNIRHENVIELKAYYYSKDEKLMVYDYYNQGSISALLHGRRGEDRNPLDWDTRLRIAIGAARGIAHIHTANGGKLVHGNVKASNIFVNTQQYGFVSDVGLATIMSSLAPPISRAAGYRAPEVTDTRKSGQPADVYSFGVVLLELLTGKSPIHTTAGDEIVHLVRWVHSVVREEWTAEVFDIELMRYLNIEEEMVEMLQIAMSCVVRMPDQRPKMLDVVKMVESVRRADNDNRPSSGNRSESSTPPLVVGAENPTSQ; encoded by the exons ATGTTTAG TTCATTTTCTGCTTCAAGggtttgggattttggtttgaGGGTAGTGAAGGAAATGGCGGGTCATGGTATTTTGTATTGGAttttgcttttgggtttgattttctTGCATGGAAATGCAAACCCAGTTGAAGATAAGCAGGCGTTGCTCGATTTCGTGAACAATTTCCCTCACTCTCGCTCTCTGAATTGGAACCAGAGCAGTTCTGTGTGTGACCACTGGACTGGAGTGACTTGTAGCGAGGATAAGTCGTATGTCATAGCTGTCCGATTGCCTGGCATTGGATTTACCGGCCAGATACCGGCCAACACGCTTAGCCGCCTCTCGAGGCTGCAGACTTTGAGTCTTAGATCCAATGTGATTAGTGGGGAGTTCCCTTCTGATTTCTCCAATCTGAAGAATTTGTCTTTTCTGTATCTTCAGTTCAACAACTTCTCTGGGCCACTGCCCTTGGACTTCTCGGTTTGGAAAAACCTCACCATTGTTAATTTGTCTAACAATCACTTCAATGGGAGCATTCCTTTTTCGCTCTTCAACTTGACTCAGCTTTCGGGATTGAATCTAGCAAACAACTCGCTTTCGGGTGAAATCCCTGATCTTGGACGACATAAATTGCAGCAGCTTAACTTATCTAACAACAAGCTGAATGGTAGTGTCCCTGAGTCTCTTCAGAGGTTTCCAAGGTCGGTGTTTGTTGGTAACAACGTTTCTTTTGCAAGTTTTCCACCTGAGCTTCCCTCAGTTCTTCCGCCCACCCCTAAACCATATCCGAAATCTAAGAATGGTGGGAAGCTTGGTGAGACAGCACTGTTGGGAATTATAGTTGCTGGTGCTGTTTTAGGCATTGTAGCATTTGCATTTCTGATACTTGTTTTCTgctcaagaagaaagaaagaagatggGCTTTCTGGAAAATTGTCCAAGGGGGAAATGTCACCGGAAAAGGTGATCTCACGGAGTCAAGATGCAAATAATAAACTGGTATTCTTTGAGGGCTGCCACTACGCATTTGATCTGGAGGACTTATTGAGGGCTTCAGCTGAGGTGCTTGGGAAGGGGACATTTGGTACAGCATATAAGGCTATACTAGAAGATGCAACCAGTGTGGTGGTGAAGAGGTTGAAGGATGTAAATGTTGGAAAGCGGGACTTTGAGCAACATATGGAGGTTGTCGGCAATATTAGGCATGAAAATGTGATTGAATTGAAGGCGTATTATTATTCCAAAGATGAGAAGCTGATGGTATATGATTACTACAATCAAGGGAGCATCTCTGCCTTGTTACACG GTAGAAGAGGAGAGGACAGAAATCCTTTAGATTGGGACACCCGACTGAGAATAGCAATTGGAGCCGCAAGAGGAATTGCTCATATTCATACAGCGAATGGCGGGAAGCTGGTCCATGGAAATGTCAAAGCCTCAAACATCTTTGTAAACACGCAACagtatggttttgtttctgatgtTGGTCTGGCAACTATAATGAGCTCACTGGCTCCCCCAATCTCCCGTGCTGCTGGTTACCGAGCTCCAGAAGTGACAGACACCAGGAAGTCAGGACAACCTGCTGATGTCTACAGCTTTGGGGTTGTCTTACTGGAACTCCTCACTGGAAAATCCCCAATCCATACAACTGCCGGTGATGAGATTGTCCATTTGGTCAGGTGGGTTCATTCAGTTGTCCGAGAGGAGTGGACAGCGGAAGTGTTTGACATAGAGCTGATGAGGTATCTAAATATAGAGGAGGAAATGGTGGAGATGTTGCAGATAGCCATGTCTTGTGTTGTAAGGATGCCCGATCAACGACCTAAAATGCTGGATGTAGTGAAGATGGTAGAAAGTGTCCGTCGGGCAGATAATGACAATCGACCATCTTCTGGAAACAGATCCGAGAGCTCAACACCACCTCTGgtggttggagcagaaaatCCAACTTCGCAATGA
- the LOC103454640 gene encoding probable inactive receptor kinase At4g23740 isoform X4 — MAGHGILYWILLLGLIFLHGNANPVEDKQALLDFVNNFPHSRSLNWNQSSSVCDHWTGVTCSEDKSYVIAVRLPGIGFTGQIPANTLSRLSRLQTLSLRSNVISGEFPSDFSNLKNLSFLYLQFNNFSGPLPLDFSVWKNLTIVNLSNNHFNGSIPFSLFNLTQLSGLNLANNSLSGEIPDLGRHKLQQLNLSNNKLNGSVPESLQRFPRSVFVGNNVSFASFPPELPSVLPPTPKPYPKSKNGGKLGETALLGIIVAGAVLGIVAFAFLILVFCSRRKKEDGLSGKLSKGEMSPEKVISRSQDANNKLVFFEGCHYAFDLEDLLRASAEVLGKGTFGTAYKAILEDATSVVVKRLKDVNVGKRDFEQHMEVVGNIRHENVIELKAYYYSKDEKLMVYDYYNQGSISALLHGRRGEDRNPLDWDTRLRIAIGAARGIAHIHTANGGKLVHGNVKASNIFVNTQQYGFVSDVGLATIMSSLAPPISRAAGYRAPEVTDTRKSGQPADVYSFGVVLLELLTGKSPIHTTAGDEIVHLVRWVHSVVREEWTAEVFDIELMRYLNIEEEMVEMLQIAMSCVVRMPDQRPKMLDVVKMVESVRRADNDNRPSSGNRSESSTPPLVVGAENPTSQ, encoded by the exons ATGGCGGGTCATGGTATTTTGTATTGGAttttgcttttgggtttgattttctTGCATGGAAATGCAAACCCAGTTGAAGATAAGCAGGCGTTGCTCGATTTCGTGAACAATTTCCCTCACTCTCGCTCTCTGAATTGGAACCAGAGCAGTTCTGTGTGTGACCACTGGACTGGAGTGACTTGTAGCGAGGATAAGTCGTATGTCATAGCTGTCCGATTGCCTGGCATTGGATTTACCGGCCAGATACCGGCCAACACGCTTAGCCGCCTCTCGAGGCTGCAGACTTTGAGTCTTAGATCCAATGTGATTAGTGGGGAGTTCCCTTCTGATTTCTCCAATCTGAAGAATTTGTCTTTTCTGTATCTTCAGTTCAACAACTTCTCTGGGCCACTGCCCTTGGACTTCTCGGTTTGGAAAAACCTCACCATTGTTAATTTGTCTAACAATCACTTCAATGGGAGCATTCCTTTTTCGCTCTTCAACTTGACTCAGCTTTCGGGATTGAATCTAGCAAACAACTCGCTTTCGGGTGAAATCCCTGATCTTGGACGACATAAATTGCAGCAGCTTAACTTATCTAACAACAAGCTGAATGGTAGTGTCCCTGAGTCTCTTCAGAGGTTTCCAAGGTCGGTGTTTGTTGGTAACAACGTTTCTTTTGCAAGTTTTCCACCTGAGCTTCCCTCAGTTCTTCCGCCCACCCCTAAACCATATCCGAAATCTAAGAATGGTGGGAAGCTTGGTGAGACAGCACTGTTGGGAATTATAGTTGCTGGTGCTGTTTTAGGCATTGTAGCATTTGCATTTCTGATACTTGTTTTCTgctcaagaagaaagaaagaagatggGCTTTCTGGAAAATTGTCCAAGGGGGAAATGTCACCGGAAAAGGTGATCTCACGGAGTCAAGATGCAAATAATAAACTGGTATTCTTTGAGGGCTGCCACTACGCATTTGATCTGGAGGACTTATTGAGGGCTTCAGCTGAGGTGCTTGGGAAGGGGACATTTGGTACAGCATATAAGGCTATACTAGAAGATGCAACCAGTGTGGTGGTGAAGAGGTTGAAGGATGTAAATGTTGGAAAGCGGGACTTTGAGCAACATATGGAGGTTGTCGGCAATATTAGGCATGAAAATGTGATTGAATTGAAGGCGTATTATTATTCCAAAGATGAGAAGCTGATGGTATATGATTACTACAATCAAGGGAGCATCTCTGCCTTGTTACACG GTAGAAGAGGAGAGGACAGAAATCCTTTAGATTGGGACACCCGACTGAGAATAGCAATTGGAGCCGCAAGAGGAATTGCTCATATTCATACAGCGAATGGCGGGAAGCTGGTCCATGGAAATGTCAAAGCCTCAAACATCTTTGTAAACACGCAACagtatggttttgtttctgatgtTGGTCTGGCAACTATAATGAGCTCACTGGCTCCCCCAATCTCCCGTGCTGCTGGTTACCGAGCTCCAGAAGTGACAGACACCAGGAAGTCAGGACAACCTGCTGATGTCTACAGCTTTGGGGTTGTCTTACTGGAACTCCTCACTGGAAAATCCCCAATCCATACAACTGCCGGTGATGAGATTGTCCATTTGGTCAGGTGGGTTCATTCAGTTGTCCGAGAGGAGTGGACAGCGGAAGTGTTTGACATAGAGCTGATGAGGTATCTAAATATAGAGGAGGAAATGGTGGAGATGTTGCAGATAGCCATGTCTTGTGTTGTAAGGATGCCCGATCAACGACCTAAAATGCTGGATGTAGTGAAGATGGTAGAAAGTGTCCGTCGGGCAGATAATGACAATCGACCATCTTCTGGAAACAGATCCGAGAGCTCAACACCACCTCTGgtggttggagcagaaaatCCAACTTCGCAATGA